CGGTCATGGCCAGGCTTTCCTGCTGGAGCTGGTTGGGACTGATGATGAGGTTCTGGCCAGGCTTGCCGGGCTTCGTATTCTTCGGTGGCGGGGGCGGCATAGGCACGTGACAGGTATTATTCTGAAGGTCGGCGAACTCCGGCGGCGGTATGTGCTGGATGTGATGCCGCTCGGCGGTCTTGGTTTCCAGCTCACCGCAAATGTTGTTCGGCATCTGGCCGTTCTCCTGGCGCTTTTTGGAGCAGCCGTGGTGCTGGTGGTTGCTCTTGTCGCGCTGATAATACACCCCGGCGAAAATGAGTACGTTCAGGATCAGCAGGCTGCAGCCGATCGCGATTGTCACGCTCAGGGCGGTGGAATACGCAGCGAAGCCGTCTTCGGGTAACGCCGTGGTGTCCTCGAACGTGATGTCGCTGGGCATAGCCGTTGACACGTTGGACGAGGATTTCTCGATGGACGTCACCTCCAAAGTGGTCGTTCTCGTGGTCGTCGGCACCCTCTGAATGAATCTGGGCGGCACCTGGAGATAAGATTTTTCCTGAATTTAATATGATTGATTCAACTTGTTttgattttgataattatacgATTGACCAATGGTTTTTATGATAACATTGTAATACCTGCTCGGCATCGAGGAGATGATGCGATCTAGGAACATCGTCCGAGCCGGGTTTGTGAAGGTCGGGCACCAAGTTCAACCAAAAAGAAAGGCGATGGGCCCTGTAGTGATTCTTCAGTTTCGATTTGAGCTCTGAAAAGTCAATGTACAAGTATGagcaatttaattacatattaatatgtacaaaagCTAAGTCTGTCTAAAGCATCAGATCTTGCCAAGTATCTGCTAAAAGTTTTGTCGGCAGAAAGACTATAGATTTGATGCCTGTTCTGATATATTAACGTGATATTGGCAGAAAACCAATAGAAGTATAATAGTCTACTAACATAATCGAACAACAGATTGGCTGCAGAAATCGAGCAGATCCTGCAGGAACCGCCCAGGCTCTGCGCGGTTTCTGCTGCCAATCTGCTGTCTAATTATGCTAGTAGACTCTGCTGATAGAACATAAGCTGAATGTGGACGCAGTTGATGACAGTCTACCGGCATGTCTGATCAAATCTGTTACCAATCTGCTGACTGCTATCATTTTGTTTACTgggatattataataatctttgcgctataaaaagatataaaaatcaaaatttttcaacattatgtctgttgtataaaaaaaagttatataaaaaaaaatatttcataaaaaaatattagacgaAAGAGAAACATTATGAAGGCTCACCTATGctaagatattttttgtgGACGGCCTCATAAGCGGTCCagtcgatatttttaaatttggtccTTTCCGGTCTGGAACCGAGGGGTCCAGGATCAGGAGTGCCCTCGTTTGGATTCCTGGTCGATAGAGAGGAATTGTTGAacagaaaatacatatattatttcacaaGAGCATCGCGGAAGATACGCTTGCTCGACAACTCACCCCGTGCGTGCAAAGTTTGTCAGATAGAGTATCACGCTCTCGGAGAGCGCTATCTCGGCCCTGGTATAGTTCTTCGGCCAATGGGACAAACCTCCGACCAGGGGCGCTCCGAAAAAATATGGCAGCTCCTCTCCGTGAATGCATCCCGGCctctgaaataataataataataataataataataataataataaactttattaacaGGTAATAGACCCTTTAACgtacaaagagaaaagaaaaaacaagaacaataaaataaaattaaaattttacaacataataTAGAGAACATTCAGGTTACAAGAGTAGACGAgaaagtttttgtttaaaagttgATACAGAGCCACCAAAAAAGTCAACCCTATTGGAGAAATTACTTGCAGATATTATTAGCCTATTTACACAAGAATTTGCGCTATACAAAGTACGGTGATACCCGAGATGGAAGATGGAGTACTGTCTTAATTCTCTAGTCGGGATGTTAAAATAGATACGTTTCAACAAATCCGGACAATCAGTAGAGTGATTGAgaagcttaaaaataaatgtaagatcAAAGGTTAGTCTCCTACTTTCTAACGATAGCAgatttaatctatttaatataGTGCAGTAGTCATGGCAAGTAATTGACATGGGATTACCTAGCCGATAAGCAGCCATACGCCATAATTAACATGCTAtacaataaaagtataaatgtgtaaattccaaataaataaatatagaagcaagacagtaaaaattgaaacaaaaataagaattatttctgtttttgccgttatttttatttccatcacttttttgtatgtaatacgatatgataattttttgtgtttatCTCTCGTTTTCTTTCTGTTGTTTTCGgcttaaaataacaaataaaaaaattagtcgGCTCGAGATAACTCTAATTTTGGCTTTAATAGTTCAATCGCGTGGTCTAATCGGGAGAAGAGGAGCAGGGGTGAATGAAAAAGAATCGACGGACCGAGCTAACCGCGGAATTCAGCAGAATTTTTCAGAGTTCTTTCACGCTCGATCACATGGAAGCATTCGTGGAATCTGCCGGGGACCCAGTAGGGGCACTCACGATTTCTCgttgaaattgtaaaaataccTCGGCCTGTTTCGCAAATTTCGCGTTTGCCTGCCATTTTAAAAGGAGGCTCTTACCCGGCTGCTCTAATCAATGTAGCAAccgaaaaattatcattaataattggttataaaattatcggaaaattaaataaaaaaataaatgatgatTTTTACATAGTGTAAGAGTAAGTTATATGTTCTATtagtgtaaatattaaaatttatacaataagtcAGTTGACTACGTCAGTGCTAAAGAGCAGAATAATAACATGCGCGTGTTACAACAACGTCGTCTGGTAGCAGTCTGCAGCTAAAGTGAGGTGTAGCCGTGTAGCGTTGTAGCGATTGATGCGATGAAGAGATGGAgccaaaagaaagatataacgTGAGAATGCTGAGAGGGAAAATGAAAGGAAAATTCTCGAAAATAAAGGTTGCAATGTCAATGCGCGAGATAATAATTATGCCGCTACCATACAGCGCAGAGAAAAGACATGTGCAAGTGAGGTTAGAAACTTCGCGCGATTTTGACACTCGGAAGATCATTCGCCTAACCTGTCGTACGTCATATTAAAActacaatatcttttataactcATCGTCAACACCAAGTTTTCTTCTTATCAttagaaagattattattttaactacaaTTCCTTAGTTTTTTGTTTACCTGGCTCGCAAACTTGCCAAGAAAATACATCACttccgataaaaattttagtgtTTACCATATGCCCTGTGTTAAAAATGCGAATTTCaatactgatattttttaaatttttatcgtcaaCCTATGCTAAAGTTTTGGGCATCGGTTCGTTGTGGTTCactttacaacataatttaatttcataaagatCTGTCGTTTTATGATCGAGGTAAGAGCCTCCTTAACAAGCCTGAAGCGCGGAGTTTCACGTCCTcgaaaaaattcgaattatCCGCAAGAAAGTAACGGATCATGTTTCTGCCTACAGTCGACTTTCAAAGCAGTTTTTATACTACAATTCTAAAATCCaagaatgaaatattatcCAATAATGATTGAGTAACTGAATCAATGGTTGATGTTATAACAATTACAGAATAAACTGTCGGAATGCTTAATGAGTAATAGCAGTAATCAAGTCACGATTAAATTATCATTCATTAAACAGGAACTAATTACTCTTTTGATTGTTTCAACGAATTAACGTATTAATCTGTTATGACTCGTTTTACAATTGCTGGATTAAACGATCGAGCGAAATACGAAGCTTAGACTTCTTTGAAATATCAAACGCATTAAAAATGTCTCGATGTCTCgagttatatatttcacttcACGGCGCAGGAATATGAAATATTCCAGTTAGCGTTATATTCCTTTGCGAGGCGAACGTTTCGCCTCGAATGCAACCGAAACGTTTTTCTGGATGCAATCGTGCAGACGCAATAAGTTCGTTGCAGCGTTTACGCGCGATCCTTATTCTTCGTTGGCTTCGCGACGCGAGACGGGAGGGGGGACGAGGGGGGCGCGTTGAACGTTTAATGCACTTTCATTTCGCCGGTGACGGCAACGGTAATCGCCCAGGTCGAGGTGCCAGACGATATTCGTATGCAAAGTGCACCGGGTGTAAGGCATAAAGGTGCTGGCAGAAATGACGGCATAGGGTGAGAAGGGAAAAAGTGCGCGCGGAAGCTGCAGGTGCGAGGCGAACGTGGAATTTCAaatctctccttctccttcctCGTCGCGTCGTTCGGGGCTCCTTTAAAATTCCACCTCTTCGCCGTTGTTTTTTCGAATTTACGGGGGGATAAATATGGAAggtgataatttattcagcgaatttttacCTTTCGCGAAAAGTCgaaggaaattttttttttagaagattGTTTTTCTCGAACACttaacgattttttaattctcccGTACCCCGTGTCGTATACATtgcgtatttatttttagtttatctGTGTACTCGAGGGGTGTGGCTAATTGAAACACGGTTCACAGATCAACCCTGATGTAGgcgaagaatatatatatatatatatatatatatatatatatcttgaaataatatCGCGAAATTTCACGCAAACGGTAATAACTGATCTCATCGGTGCAATTTTCGGATTTCCTCTTCTACACATCCGTTTCTTGTTAGACATCCGGATGAGAGGAGAGTGGATATTGCTAATATATGTGGCATTAATAATCGCGCCACTGAAATTTATTCAAAGTTCGAAACTAGGAGTAGCTAAAGGAAAAGGGGATGGGGGAGGAAAGGAGCCGTACGCTCCATCGTAAGTTTCTGAAATCAGATATGAGCAAGAGTTGCCACCGTGTTGTCGCATTTCCGGTGAATCCCAACTTATGTTTCGTATACATGTAGgcgttataaaattataaatgacctaaataaataattaatatgaaaaacaGATGAGATTACGCATCTAAATAAACTTACCAAAATCTTTACCGCgctactttttattaatagaattttttgatGTGTGTCTAGTTGAGCttcttgtatatttaaaatctataCTTATTACaagagatttattattaaattccaCAATTTAGaagacaaattaaataatatcaaaaatattgtggatataatgtaataataaaagtatattcaCAAATAatcagatatattttcaaatgtctTTTATTCTCTAGATTTTTTTCTAGTAATCTAGATTCTACCAATTCTTTTTCATTCCAGCTTGTgagataaaaagtatattccGATAACAAACCTGAGGATAGTCTCCGAATTTCGTTTGATAGTCGAAAACATATAGATAGGAGTTCCTATGGGATTGGCTGTGAAGATCCGCTGTTCTCGTCGCCGGAGCGACTGTATTCGCATCCCCTAGGGCCTCTAGAGTTTCATctctgaaaaaaatgtatatatatcctttttgtagttttcatataaatatacttcgCAAACTCCTTCCACAAGCTCTAACTGAAAATAAACTTGAAGACcgataatagaattaaaataagtgaaatataaaattttgtaattttttaaaagaaaacctgtaaaatttaaaattatttacgtattttattttaaagcaaaagTAATTGgtatattaatcaaaaataaaagattttaaaatagaaaacaagATAACTTTGATAAGtaaatattagatttataataaatctaataaataataaaacaaataattgtatataaaaaactagTAAGTATATACGATTAAGTAttgctaataaataatagctgaagattaattaaaatagatacttgatggtaattaaaataaataatagattattattaaatataaagctcttaataataataaataaacgaacaAAGGCAAATAAGAGCTAGTTCGCAACGATGGTCCGGCGACAgtaacaaaacaaatattacaattataaataaattaatttaatataataaagtatgttatataaagttactttattatattaatttatttataattgtaatatttgttttattactgTCGCCCGACCATCGTTGCGAACTAGCTCTTATTTGCCTTtgttcgtttatttaatagattattgttataaaatttctttttaattaaattcagtcTCTCAGAATTTACCTAATATTGACGGGATGTTGCACAGGTCGTTCCCAGTCTGTATACTCATTTATTATGGTTGCCAGGATCTCCGGCTGGTGATACGTGTACGTGTTCCGCACGAATTGACGCAGGATCTTCGTTCTTCTGTCGGCTTCGATCCCATACTGAGCATCGTCGGCGGTTAGCGAAAAATACGCCTCGGAACGAACAACACCCACCATCAGGTCGTACCTTgtgaataattcaaaattttttcttcttctatcgtTAAAAgggataaaataaagtttcacGAAATGTTAACAAGCTTGCAATTTACAAAACATTTACGGACTTATGAGCTTCGtcttaaagtataaaaagctTCTTGAGAtacgaaaaattttctttttagttgTGGATCCTGCAAATCTTGGAAGATTTTTGTTTACGTAGAATTCCgcattatacaatatttgtcaaaataatagaaaattccACAAATCAcggaaaaaattaacaatataagtataaaaatttcaactatTGATATTTGAATTCATAGAATTCTTAAATAAGATTTTCCATTGACACATTGGATACATTTTTCGATACTTTTATAGTCTTGTTTATGCGAGCTTTCCGTATTTTCCAACGAAGAATAAAAGGAGTTATTTTCGATGTTGCAAGATGCGATTTTATCTCTCTCCGTGATGTTTCTGCAAAACTCGGGTATTGTTTCTCGcgctatttattttctcttgcCTCGATGCTCGATTTTGCTAGTTATAACGGTTGGAGGCAAAAAGAGGAGCTCGAGACGATACCTCGACAGTTTCGCCACGACGTCCTTCCTCAGAAGAATGTTGTTGAGCGTATTGATCGTGTCGACTTGCAGGGTGTAGTCCTGATCCTCGGGATCGCCGGGATCGATTACGACGCCGTCTATACTGGGGCCGAAGGCTGGCGCGAACGCCAGCCCTTTAACGGGCACCGACACCAATTCGCTCAAGGACACGTCTCTCAAGCACTTCAGCAAGGCCTGAGGATCCTCCGCCACCTGCGCGACAGAATAAAATCAACACACTTCAGACGGATAATAACGATCAGAATCCTCCATTACCACATTTTGGTTTTTATACCACTCTACAAGCGCAAGAAAGAAAAGCATTAACGTTTTTCGATATTTGTCAACCTTCTCTTTTAGTGAAAATGAGCTGACAGCAGTTTTCGAGTTGAAGCAACTAAAGAAGATAGAACTGTGGAAATTGGGTTTCaggaaaacaaataaataacacgagcatatttcttgtttaattTCGAGCAAACTTTAACAGGGTCGTAATTATATGCTTGATTACAATAACAAATTGTAACTACGTAATATAACTAAGCTTAACTATACAATCATCACTCTCTAAAAATCGAAGAGTGAAATATCACTGAAAACGAGTAAAATGCcaagtgtaacgaaaagtgaaaattgagcCCGTACACTTCGGAGTGAGTCGCCGCTCTAAAGAGTAAAATTGCGTTCTATAAGTTGGAGTAAAATCGCACTGCATTTGAGCGAAAGAGCACTCTTTTCGAGTGCAGTAGATTAGTGCCCAGGAGTGAATTGTGTCACTCACAACTTTGAGTGAAAAATTTCACTCTGTTAGAGTCATTCTCAGTGAGAAACGATACATCGGATCGACGTCGATTAGATATCGAAATCTcgatatcaatataaaatcgATCTTCACATCAATTTCGATATTCAGGTGGTCAGTTTCAAGCATTCACCGACATCGAAATCCTTgaaaaatcgatatatttcgTATGATAGCTAGAGCGCTTTTATAATGCTTTTTGATGTCATAAAGAGTTTGCAAACGGAGGGATTCCATTCCAACCTCTTTGTaagaattatttgatatttatgaaaaatatagcaatcgAATCAATGTCGAAACAATGTCAAATTAATGTCAAAGAGTTCAAATCGACATCGATTCGACATCGTTTCAACATCGATTTGATTGCGTGCATCATGCATGACTCTTAATTATTGGGCAAAGTTGTcccaatatattttaagaatattttataataatatatttcaaatatttataatattttttaaataaatttataattaattaataatataataataacttattattcttactaaaaaaaagtaacttattGTTACCATAATTAACTCgtttttttcattgaaaaacgTAATCCCCGgtaacaaatttttcatattaacaacatacatataaatgtatataatctttttttaaaaagggcattatatatatatgatacatataaatataatttatataaattatatataatatatatattaggtcGCATACTtagttaatgtaatttaaaacacaataattttcaattttcgtcGATTCAGGAAACAATTTAGTTCTTTTTATCTCATAAAATCGAATCGATATCGAAACGATATCGAATCGTTGATAATGGACAAACAtgaaaaacattgaaaatcttgaaagaaagtattatattatattgctaCATGCTACCAACAGATTGTTTGCAAAGTTATCATAACATCGAAATAACCTCGAAATATTTGAAACTATCGATGTTCAACAACCTGACAGAACCGCATCGATGAGATCTGATATATAGAATCGATATCGAATCGACGTCGATCCGATGTATCGTTTCTCATTGGGATTTGTCAATCGATAGTGAATCGGGATTCACTATAGCTTTAGAGTGAGATCGTATCACTCCGGTAGAGTAGCCTCTCTaaaaatgtaagtaaaaaatttattcctaCCTTATGAGTGCCCGcatttactcaaattagaGTAACAATCGCTTCTGATACGTTAGTGGCGTAACTACTTTATGAGATTTATAGCAGCAATGCCACACAAGAATTGGGGAAGATCGCGATTAATAATCTCCCCTCGGCATTTTCGCTCAGAAAACGAAACTCGAATCCAGATTGGCCATAGAACCTGTCATTACAATTAGGATCGCGATCTACGGGATACCCCATTAACTCGTAACATTTAACGCGATTGTGCCCGGTAATTTTATCGGGAATTAACGGAGAGGATCGGCACAATCAGAGACGCGGCTCCCGATTTCGATGTGGGATAACGGCGGAATCCTCGACGTCCGCGTGCGGCGCGCGGGCAATTTTGCACACACGCAGGACGTCGTATTTAGTCAGCGGGTGATTCGACATTCGATTGCGGTTAACCGCCGCGTCTGCGCTGGCGAGCTGGATTTCCAAAGACGATTACCGACGTTAAAGCAATTCATTTGCGTGCGACCCTCGAAATTAAAGCGAATCGCCCGGTGAGAGAGAccggagcggcgcggcggccagTCCAAACTCCGGGCGCCCCGGCGCGTCGGCGCCGGCTGAATTTCGCTGAGCGACGCACGAAAATCTTGTTTACCTTGCCGGCACGATGTGTGGTGCCGTGGCGCGAGGTGGCCTCGTTAAGGCTCGTCCTTGTTCCAACGGTATATATCCTTGCCGGGAAATGCCACCGGAAAATGTCGACCTTTTCCCGACACGATCCCGCACGTCCCGCGCGCGAAACGCGTCAACTCTGGGAACGCCTTCCGTTATGCTCGGGCGATTTGCCACGTGAGTTATTCCATGCGTTATGCGCGGTTTATCACGCGCGATAAACAGATGAAGGAAAAGAACCGCAGAAGtttatttcgttatttgtTTGAAGAATGAGGAAACGCTTATTGTATGaacgtaat
This sequence is a window from Temnothorax longispinosus isolate EJ_2023e chromosome 11, Tlon_JGU_v1, whole genome shotgun sequence. Protein-coding genes within it:
- the Nlg-3 gene encoding neuroligin 3 isoform X1 yields the protein MMSSILALLGLFLATVGAELTSRIVRTKYGELSGVIVTLDRYLEGVEVFRGVPYASPPTGSLRFMPPVTGALWQGVKVADKFGPVCPQKLPEISDKMPKGRAEYLKRLLPYLKNQSEDCLYLNIYAPVQAGARDGGGRRYPVIVFVHGESYEWSSGNPYDGSVLASYGGVVVVTINYRLGILGFLNANTDSHLRSPANYGLMDQIAALHWVQENIAYFGGDPKNVTLVGHGTGAACVNFLMTSHAVPDGLLFHRSVLMSGSALSPWALVRGAANYAMQVAKHLNCSSVAEDPQALLKCLRDVSLSELVSVPVKGLAFAPAFGPSIDGVVIDPGDPEDQDYTLQVDTINTLNNILLRKDVVAKLSRYDLMVGVVRSEAYFSLTADDAQYGIEADRRTKILRQFVRNTYTYHQPEILATIINEYTDWERPVQHPVNIRDETLEALGDANTVAPATRTADLHSQSHRNSYLYVFDYQTKFGDYPQRPGCIHGEELPYFFGAPLVGGLSHWPKNYTRAEIALSESVILYLTNFARTGNPNEGTPDPGPLGSRPERTKFKNIDWTAYEAVHKKYLSIELKSKLKNHYRAHRLSFWLNLVPDLHKPGSDDVPRSHHLLDAEQEKSYLQVPPRFIQRVPTTTRTTTLEVTSIEKSSSNVSTAMPSDITFEDTTALPEDGFAAYSTALSVTIAIGCSLLILNVLIFAGVYYQRDKSNHQHHGCSKKRQENGQMPNNICGELETKTAERHHIQHIPPPEFADLQNNTCHVPMPPPPPKNTKPGKPGQNLIISPNQLQQESLAMTGTGTLKKGHNHPQVMEELRV
- the Nlg-3 gene encoding neuroligin 3 isoform X2; its protein translation is MMSSILALLGLFLATVGAELTSRIVRTKYGELSGVIVTLDRYLEGVEVFRGVPYASPPTGSLRFMPPVTGALWQGVKVADKFGPVCPQKLPEISDKMPKGRAEYLKRLLPYLKNQSEDCLYLNIYAPVQAGARDGGGRRYPVIVFVHGESYEWSSGNPYDGSVLASYGGVVVVTINYRLGILGFLNANTDSHLRSPANYGLMDQIAALHWVQENIAYFGGDPKNVTLVGHGTGAACVNFLMTSHAVPDGLLFHRSVLMSGSALSPWALVRGAANYAMQVAKHLNCSSVAEDPQALLKCLRDVSLSELVSVPVKGLAFAPAFGPSIDGVVIDPGDPEDQDYTLQVDTINTLNNILLRKDVVAKLSRYDLMVGVVRSEAYFSLTADDAQYGIEADRRTKILRQFVRNTYTYHQPEILATIINEYTDWERPVQHPVNIRDETLEALGDANTVAPATRTADLHSQSHRNSYLYVFDYQTKFGDYPQRPGCIHGEELPYFFGAPLVGGLSHWPKNYTRAEIALSESVILYLTNFARTGNPNEGTPDPGPLGSRPERTKFKNIDWTAYEAVHKKYLSIELKSKLKNHYRAHRLSFWLNLVPDLHKPGSDDVPRSHHLLDAEQVPPRFIQRVPTTTRTTTLEVTSIEKSSSNVSTAMPSDITFEDTTALPEDGFAAYSTALSVTIAIGCSLLILNVLIFAGVYYQRDKSNHQHHGCSKKRQENGQMPNNICGELETKTAERHHIQHIPPPEFADLQNNTCHVPMPPPPPKNTKPGKPGQNLIISPNQLQQESLAMTGTGTLKKGHNHPQVMEELRV